The Bacteroides ovatus genomic interval CTTCTGTGGTTTCTCTTCGAAAATAATTGAATAGATCCATTAGTTCGTTTTATATTCAAACTTCACTTCTTTCAGTTCTTCGTTTGCTTTTACGATTTTCTTTTTCAGTCCTTCCTTGTAAGCAGCAAAAGCTTCTGCCAGTTTCTCATCGCTCAATGCCAGCATCTGGATGGCAAGGATAGCGGCATTCATCGCTCCGTTGATGGCAACCGTTGCTACAGGAATGCCCGGAGGCATCTGAATGATAGAATAAAGTGCGTCCACACCATCGAGCACGGAACCTTTTACAGGTACTCCGATCACCGGCAATGTAGTGTTAGCCGCAATTACACCGGGAAGGGCGGCAGCCATTCCGGCAGCAGCGATAATTACTTTAATGCCACGGTTGCGGGCATTCTTCGCAAACTCTTCCACAGCTTCGGGCGTGCGGTGAGCAGAAAGAGCGTTCA includes:
- the purE gene encoding 5-(carboxyamino)imidazole ribonucleotide mutase, with amino-acid sequence MTPIVSIIMGSTSDLPVMEKAAQLLNDMHVPFEMNALSAHRTPEAVEEFAKNARNRGIKVIIAAAGMAAALPGVIAANTTLPVIGVPVKGSVLDGVDALYSIIQMPPGIPVATVAINGAMNAAILAIQMLALSDEKLAEAFAAYKEGLKKKIVKANEELKEVKFEYKTN